The following are from one region of the Carassius auratus strain Wakin chromosome 13, ASM336829v1, whole genome shotgun sequence genome:
- the LOC113113012 gene encoding elongation of very long chain fatty acids protein 5-like, whose amino-acid sequence METFNHRVNTYIDSWMGPRDPRVRGWLLLDNYIPTFAFTVMYLLIVWMGPKYMKNRQPYSCRALLVPYNLGLTLLSFYMFYELVMSVYQGGYNFFCQNTRSGGEADNRMINVLWWYYFSKLIEFMDTFFFILRKNNHQITFLHVYHHATMLNIWWFVMNWVPCGHSYFGSTFNSFIHVLMYSYYGLSAVPAIRPYLWWKKYITQGQLVQFVLTMFQTSCAVVWPCGFPMGWLYFQITYMITLILLFSNFYIKTYKSHAGSRKNDHSNGSINGHANGVTSNEKVKHRKPRTD is encoded by the exons ATGGAGACCTTTAATCACAGAGTTAACACTTATATTGACTCTTGGATGGGACCCAGGG ATCCTCGGGTTAGAGGATGGCTTCTACTGGACAACTACATCCCCACTTTTGCCTTCACTGTCATGTATCTTCTGATTGTGTGGATGGGACCAAAATACATGAAGAATAGACAGCCATACTCCTGCAGAGCACTGCTAGTGCCATATAACCTCGGCCTGACGCTTTTGTCCTTCTACATGTTCTATGAG CTGGTAATGTCAGTGTATCAAGGCGGATACAACTTCTTCTGCCAGAACACCCGCAGTGGAGGAGAGGCTGACAACAGG ATGATAAACGTACTTTGGTGGTATTACTTCTCCAAACTCATTGAGTTTATGGACACTTTCTTCTTCATTCTGAGGAAGAACAACCACCAGATCACCTTCCTGCACGTGTACCATCACGCCACCATGCTCAACATCTGGTGGTTCGTCATGAACTGGGTGCCGTGTGGCCACT CCTATTTTGGCTCGACGTTTAACAGCTTCATCCATGTGCTGATGTACTCGTATTACGGCCTCTCTGCTGTCCCCGCCATCAGACCGTATCTGTGGTGGAAAAAATACATCACCCAAGGGCAGCTG GTCCAGTTTGTCCTGACCATGTTCCAGACATCTTGTGCTGTAGTTTGGCCATGTGGTTTCCCAATGGGCTGGCTGTATTTCCAGATCACTTATATGATCACTCTTATCTTGCTCTTCTCAAACTTCTACATAAAG ACCTATAAGAGCCACGCGGGATCTCGGAAGAACGATCACTCAAATGGATCAATAAACGGTCACGCTAATGGAGTGACATCCAATGAGAAGGTTAAACACAGGAAACCGCGCACAGATTGA